The Gossypium hirsutum isolate 1008001.06 chromosome A13, Gossypium_hirsutum_v2.1, whole genome shotgun sequence nucleotide sequence CACTAACTCTATAAACATCCCAATTTAATATTTACGTACTCGATTTACAGAAACAGGATCGCATTTTTTGAAACCATTGGAAATCGAATCATTACAAATAGTTGTATTAAAAATATGCAATATTGATATcattaaatttatacaaatacatgaatgttaataataataccaaatattaaaatatatattaaaataaaataaaattgatattatgaagtttaacttttttattttagagTAAAGCAatgtgtaaataaaaaaatattatgaagaattttgaaaaaaaatcaccaaaatttgaattattcaaatcttcttttaaaatttcttttaaaatctggaatactttattattttttatttatttttgaaattttaaaaatattgatagaaatGAAATTTCGCTTCCAAATCCCTTGACTTTAATgtattaatataaatttgataagAAAACAAGATATGTGGCGATTAAACGAACAAATAAATAAGGTATGTGacataattttggtattttagtATTACGTTTTAGCTTATGATTGcttttaaattaaaacttatcACTGACTGAGTCTTAATTTAATTTACATGAGATTGTTGTCAAATATGTGAGTTTGAGTGTGTTAAAGTGTATTATcactttatttaaacatttttaaattaaaaaaatattaccaaatattgttattttaaaattttttaaggaaCATGAGAAATAAATCAATAAcatatttatgcatttttcaTTTCTATGAAATAAAGATATTATCTCTATCCAATAGTTTAATATCACATCAgtaattttattctaaattttattcTATCCAAtccttttccaaaaaaatttattttatttcaatgaaGTAATTATTGGGAacaatattcatataaattaaacTTGTAGGTAAACATTATATTGTAAAACAaaactttatattaatttataaataagagAGAAGTAGTATATGATGAAACACACACTGTTGAGTTGATGATATAAAATTACTATACATTAGAGCTAAAACTAAGACACATTATAATTAACTATCATCAATTCTCTTAGCCAGCCCTTGGAGGCCCTCCTCATACAGTTTCTTCATCTCATCTAATTTCCACACAGGATCAACGGTGAAGGACCACTCGATCACACATCCTTGTTGATTATCAACACCCCCAGGGACAATCTTAACCGTCGAAACATATGAATTGAACCTAATATTACTTTCCACTATCTCATAGCTCAAGCTACGGTTACTATGATCAACGGCTACTAACCTCTCCTTGGACCACTTCTCGGACCCACCACCGTTACTGTCACCATCACCGCCTTGGGACGAGATCGAGAAACCCGAGCAGAATCTGATACAACCGAGCTCACCGTTGGTGCCATGGATGCCATAGCATGTGGCTAAAGTTGGATACCATTTGTGAAAGTTGAAGAAATCTGTATAAATAGCCCATGTTTTGTCTGGTGAAGCTTTTGTTAACTTTGATGAAACCTTGGCTTCCCATTTAGGTTGtgaattttgcttcatttttttttctttatgaaaaagaaaaaaagttagaaaaagcTGTGTTGAAAAGCATTTTTTATAGAGGAGGAATCGATCATAAATTCTAACGTGGCATTAACTTACATATTTGGACATATTCCTTGCGTCAATGTCATGCAttgtgattcttttttttttcttttttttttgtctataaGGTTAAATACATGCAAACGTTAATttcattttccaaattaaattaattggaaCGTTTAATGTGACCCATAAAATGTTGAGTACAGCCTAAACCTAACCATATCTTTGGGCAGGCAATTATATCACATCTGGTTGGTTGAATTAACCAATAAGGTAACATATTATCTACATTTAAAATACGTGAGGTGAGTAATCATGAGAGATAAGTGAGATGTTAAGGCTTTAATTAGTGGTGTTTGATCCTTATTTTGAGTATGAAACAGTTTTAAAATTTGTGGTCAGTATCTATATTCTTAATGAACTTACAGAATACGGAGAATTAATTACTAAACTCGCTCCTGTAAatacctttaaaaaaaaattgagatcaaAATCAATAATGCATCAATAATTGTTGGCATCaagaattgaaattgaattaaaaaattcgaGGGAATgcagaaattttactattttattaactaaattttacTTAGATTTAAAGGTTTAGGCAATTCTATCAAACCAAGGTCTTTGCCTAATTTTCTTGTGCTTAGACCTGGTCATGGGGCTTCAAGAGGagtcaatataaaattttaggcccgttttctaGACTCGagctaaaaaagtttaaaaatttactcaaGTTCAActcagataaaaatgttaaactcgAGCTCAGTCTGAgctgcccatattaattttttatataaaaataaattttaaaaatataatacatcaaatatactaaaaacattaaaataaatatttttaacaaattggatatattgaataaaatctttatacttaaataaaatacattaaaaaaatctttatacttaaataacattaagataattataacttaacaaataaatgcctctaaaatagtagtaaaattaataaaataataagagttatataatatttaaacaataataacaaaatagtagcaatataataacaaaatttcatcaaaacaaCAGTAAACAACAGCAAGAAAAAATATTAGGCAAATTTAAGTTGGGTAGAACCAAAATAATTTACTTGAAACTTGATCCATTTAAAAAACGGATCTTATTTTTTGTTCAaacttatttttagaatttatttttttatccaaattctcTTTTCGGACCGGTTACCCAAGTAGTTTGCTTGGAATAAAGGTTGAAGTAACTTTTGAATTGAGATTTAAATGTGCGACTTCCCTATATATTGTTGGTCACGTTAGGCTATGATTATATTTAGACTAAAGCTCTTTGGATCTTTGAATGAGATTTCAATGCTATTTTTTCGTCTATTCGTGAGTCCACTTGAATTAACAACTGTGAATAGATATGTTTTTTtaggaaaatattattaatacacatcatgaacaataataatatggaaataaaattttaaaataactataataataatatggaaatataatatgatataatgctaaatttagccctcaatatttatattttttgttaatttgtccATTGTTGAGTATTGTGTTGTGTGTGTCCTCTTAGTGGGGAGAATCAGGTATTTATATGACATGATTGCTGTTCATGGAAGTGACGTCCTAGGTAGGCTCCATGTATGTCAACACATATATTGTCCTAGACTTGACACGTGTTCGTTGGTCCAGGTGTTCGCCAGTTCACTCGTTTGACTTCGCACCCTTTGCTTGCGAACACCCAGGGACATGCGAACTAGGCTTGTGAGCCCTTAACATATCCACCTAGTGGGGCCCAAACTCAGGTAGCGGGTCGATGGCCCGAGTTATATCTAGGTTTCGGGTTGGCAACCGGAAATACCATAAcaactattatttatttttttaagctaaatttggtcctcaaccttttaaaaagagttaaattgttgttttttttaatggaaatactGACTAAAAcgttgattttttaaatttggtaGCTCGAATGAAAATTCACTTGTATTTCAtgctaatttttaaatttttatattttttaacttttaaatatttttaattttatatttttaaaattatctgtTTACATAATATATAAGACAAATAATGTCATGTCAGTATGAAAATACACATAAATTTTCGTACAGGTTGCCACACcaacattgttaaaaaaattaatgttttagtcaatatttcagttaaaaaaaagtaatttgacttttttctgaaaagttaaaactcaaatttaacttaaaaaaaaaaggacaaagGTGAATCTAGAGGGTGCTGACATAGGCCTCGGCCCCCTTAAAGTGAAAAATTGTTATTTAGgccttctaattttttttaaaaaattttaaattaataaaagtaaaattatcttttggccctcttaaaattataaaaattcaatttaatcttttaaaaattacaaagacATAggctataaaaaattaatatttcattcggccccctaaaaaattattctagcttcgcccctgaataaggaccaatttaacaaaatatataaatattgaagactaaatttaacattataccataaattattataaactaaTGTATAATTGTCATAtctataaaatgatttaaaaaaaaattaatattaacttcaacactaaaataattcaaaaacatatcaaatatactcttttaattgtttaatcGTTAATGGTTAGattaattatatcataaaaaCATTTATCTTAAAAGGTCTGTTTTACATTATATTTTCATCAATTAAAATTAACCCATAAACATCGATTAAGTTTTAGCTAAATTCACATTATTATTACATGAATAAACAGAATATAAATTCAAATGGCATTAAATGAGAATTCATAACGAGctcttatttttttgaataattttattataaataaataagaggataatacatTTCAGTGTATTCAAAGTCACgtctttttatattaataataatgtacATATCGATCGAACTAATACATATGACGTacacttttataaaattaagaaaacatcTCAACATCTCGCCATCTGTCTTACCATCACGTGCATGCAAGTAAGGGCAAAATTTTTCCATTAACAtcattcattattatttattcctTGATTCTTTTATCAAATATGAAGCTTAATTGTAATTAAAGAGTGtggtaatatataaatttaaattaataattgttttgggttcatttaaaaaaaaatagaaggctGGAGAGTTCATATATTTTTCTTACTTCTGATTcgtcatatattttattatttatatatggggaaaatattttcatagatCATAGGTGAATAATAATATGATATCtcatcattaaataaaacaaaaataatagagggtttataaataaatactaataattttattaaatataattaattattataaataaatattaaattactaaaacTTAAACTTGAAACTCTAAATCTTAAATCCATAAATTATAAATCTAAATATGAGaactattaatatttaattatttttaataaaattattgatatttatttataactcctatttatattttgtttaatttaatttaatgatacaTATAATTGTGGAATGTGTGTAGGATTTATTTGTAAATCGTAATTATATTTGCTAAAGAACCAAGGAACAAGAATTTTGTTCTCTAAATTTAAGTTGATAtggtttattatttaataattaaaatatattattttatataaaattaatttaagttacaATCCGAACCCATAATTAACACTTATGTAAGTAATCTACTAATCAAATTTATTTGATATGCATATTCTAACCTTCCAGGGATATATTCCATAGTTTCAATAGGCAATATTTCAAGTTTCACCCTAAgaattatcagaagctcgattcaCATCGGTATGCTAATTTGTATTGacataattcatttttattatttgtgtTGTTAGTTATCATGTGGAGTCTcctcaataattattattattgcgGATTAACATACGGTGGGTTAATTTCAAAAAACTCACGCATTAAAATTAACACTTAGTGAATTTTTACATGCAGATTTATACATAAAATCTTATCTACGTGAATTCGACCTTGGCGTAAATATACTTACAAATCATATTTATTAATCGAATTGAATTTTACTAATCCTAATTAAGTTAatgacttaaaaaaaataaaattaaacctcaATATAAAAATACTTACCAAGTTTAAGtttccaaaaataatttaatccttttgaattcttttgataaataataaagcataggacaaaattttaaagcatTTACATGTAAAAAATATGGAATATTTGCATTAGATTAGAAACTTCGATTTTAAGTATTATATATAAGATTCCCTTAAGATACAGATTAAATTGCCGGAATTTATGCTATTACACCTtacattttatagtttttatttttgcatGACTACCATTTGGCTGATAGCTGACTAACAAgtgacattattattattattttattatctggTCTTGGCTTTGCTTTGTTAAGATAAACTAAAAACAAGACAATCACttatgatgtttttttttaatcataattttgCTTCGTTAAATTCGAGGaacacattaaatttttaaaagaaatatcataataatgaaaaaaatacaacTGATTTATTTATCTTGTAAAAAATCAGCTTTGCTTAttgcttaaaaaaaaaaactgaaatagcCCCAAAGATAATTCCCTTAAAATAGTTTGTTTTGAAAGGTACACAtcaggaaaaaaaaatattaaatatgtgtTGTTAATATGAGATACAAGTGActgtttgattattttattaatcacgttatttttttaataatataaataaataattttttttaataaaaatatctattCTTCGTATAAAAGTTGGTATGTTGGTGAGGGATTTTCagttaaaaagaaatttatagtcggataaattaagtaataattattttttgatgaaagaatatttttacatttaaatatattttataaatcttgacaaaaaaaaatatattttataaatgaaaaaagaGATTTAAGTCAAATGTAAATTATACATGAGAAATTCTAAACGTTTTGATTaggaaaacaaaatagaaagaaaatcaatggaGCATTGCTttgtaaaataaaggaaaataccCATATTTTCATTTCCCTCCACAGATCTCCAAATTTCCCACACGCCAAACCCTAATTTCATCACTTCCTCTATAaaatttcccaaattttcttcaTCTAAtctgtcttcttttttttttggcggTTTAGCCCTATCACTCAAAGCCAGAGATCGAATATATCAGCCGATGATTCAAGAATATTCATGGATTTTCACCACGCTATCTTCCTTCACGGACGAAGGTAACACTTGCGATGCCAGAGCTGCATAGCCAGGCTCGCAGAAATCGGGCATCCATTAACGCAAACCCGACTGGTAGACTCCCCCGACCTGATTCCATCAAGTGTACTGTTCGCACACGCCGGTGGAGAACCGCACAGAATAGGAAACCAAAAGACGCGTTCCTTGCTGCCGTTGATGGTAACAAGTTCAACGACAAAGATAACGAACACAATAATATCGTGAGTGGTGCTGGTTTTGAAACGCTGCCGTTTGCAAGGAAGGAAGGAAGACGAGGATATTAAAGAGCTTAGGGTTTTCGGAGAAGAGGTTGCCGTGAAAAAAGATGGACGAGTTCGATAGCGGCGGCCGTAGCGGTGATAAGGGCCCCGGGGCAGAAGATGAAGGAAGCACCGCTCCGCTTCCCGAGAAGGTAGTCTTTATTTTTTCGAATTAAAAATATTCTTGCTTTTAgttatatgtatgtgtgtatacatgttaaaattttcaattaaggaATCCATAGAAGGAAAGTTTTACTTAGGGAGACTTATTTATTGTCTCTCTGAGTTTTTGCTTTTAGTGCCTTTTTGGTTTTGGGTTCTTTAGACTATTGTATGGTTTTCCGCTACGAACTTCCTTCACAATAGCATTTTAAAACAAGTTTTGGCTTTTGTAGAATTGGTCCTAGTATTAGGTTTCATTGAACGCAAGTAGCAATATGAAGAAAGACCACATAATGTTGAAACTGATGTTTTccaatttttatttcattatgttAATTTGACCTCTGAAGTAAGGATTCTTACTCTTTCTTTTTGTTGTAACAGGTTCAGGTAGGCGGTTCCCCAATGTATAGAATAGAAAGAAAATTGGGGAAAGGAGGCTTTGGACAAGTATATGTTGGTCGACGAATTGGAGCTGGTCCTGGAGCTTTAGAGGTTCCACATTTTTTTATAGTGGATTCTATTGCATACACTATTGGTTCACTTCTGCAATGTGCTAAATgtgttatgtttgaattgtagGTAGCTTTAAAATTTGAACACAGAAGCAGCAAAGGATGTAATTATGGGCCACCATATGAGTGGCAAGTTTACAAGTGAGATTCCTATGATTTCATTTtatgaatagttatatttgtTCATAGGCTCATTAAGTAGGCCGTAATGTCATTTGAGGTTTTAACTACGGCTTTCATTGCTTTTTGTGCAGTGCACTTGGTGGTAGCCATGGTGTCCCTCGAGTTCATTATAAGGGCCGGCAAAGTGACTACTATGTTATGGTACGCATTTGCTTTAATGCAGTCTCTAAGTTTTGTGAAACTCATGTATTGGGTTTTGGAGTTTGACTCTGAGATGTTTATTGGAATGTTTTTAACAGGTTATGGATATGCTTGGACCTAGTTTATGGGATGTTTGGAATAATAACTCTCACACGTATGTTCTTTGTGAATTTACATGGTggattttacttaatttatcCTCAGATTGGCTTTTTAATGATGgctttatattttcaatttcagGATGTCCATTGAAATGGTTGCATGTATAGCCATTGAGGCCATCTCAATCTTGGAGAAGATGCACTCCAGAGGGTGAtgcttctttatttatttattttgcctATGAGATGCTTTTCTTTGGTACCTAAGTGTTGTTAAGAAAGTTGATGCACTTGGACTGATAAATATTTTGTAATCTATCAATTAGTTGGGGCGTCCATCATTGCTTTTGGGTGGAAAGGGTTGTGATTCTTCCTGCTATACAAGTGTTTTTTTTGTCATTAGAACACATTTTGCCCTTTAACATTGATGCTTCTATATGTTGCAGATATGTTCATGGAGATGTGAAACCTGAGAATTTCTTGCTTGGTACTCCAGGAACTCCGGATGAGAAAAAACTTTTTCTTGTTGACCTAGGATTAGGTAAGCTGAAGTTTCCTTattttaagatatattttatatgcatattgaaataatttttaatagttttgtcTCTGTTTTGGCTTGACAGCAACCAGGTGGCGAGATAGTTCAAGTGGTCAACATGTTGAGTACGATCAACGTCCAGATGTTTTCAGGTGATATTCATTACCTTTGCATTCTTTTCTGATCCTCTGTGGTGCAGAAATTAGATTTTCTTATCAATCTCATTATCTTGGGGATTCTTTTGCCTTTTCTATTTTTAAGGTTATGTGTATCTGTTATTAATTATTCCTATACCGCAGGGGAACTGTACGCTATGCTAGCGTGCATGCTCATCTCGGTAGAACTGGTAGCAGGAGAGATGATCTGGAGTCTCTGGCCTACACACTTATTTTTCTCCTCCGTGGTCGTTTACCTTGGCAAGGATATCAGGTTTGCATTTCCTTAATATAAATTTCTGTATGTTTGTATTTATGATCTATTATCTTTCTGATCCAAATGTTATTTTAGGGTGAAAACAAAGGCTTTCTTGTTTGTAAGAAGAAGATGGCAACTTCCCCAGAAACTTTGTGTTGCTTTTGCCCTTTGCCTTTCAGACAGTTTGTTGAGTATGTGGTGAATTTGAAATTTGATGAGGAGCCGAATTATGCAAGATATATCTCTCTTTTTGACGGGATTGTTGGTCCAAATCCAGATATTAGACCAATAAATACTGATGGTGCTCAGAAGGTACTTTTTGCTTCTTGTTtctacattatttaatatatcgAGAGGAAGAGTATATTTTTCTTCTTTGGAATTCATTTGacatatatatttttgttgtCTTGAAGCTTATATATCAAGTAGGACAAAAGAGAGGAAGGTTAACGATGGAGGAGGAAGAGGATGAGCAGCCAAAGAAGAAGGTTCGAATGGGAATGCCTGCAACACAATGGATTAGTGTGTACAATGCTCGTAGGCCCATGAAGCAAAGGTGTCTATCTTAAACTTACCATCAAGCTTTTCAAGTTCATGACCAAGAAAAGATGTTGATGGTTTTTATCTCCTATTGTAGATATCATTACAATGTGGCAGATGTGAGGCTTCCCCAACATATCGAGAAAGGTAATGAAGATGGATTATTTATCAGCAGTGTGGCCTCTTGTTCAAACCTATGGGCTCTTATTATGGATGCTGGCACCGGCTTCACTGCTCAAGTTTATCAACTCTCACCATACTTTCTACACAAGGTTGATTGGATTCCTTTTGATTTTGAGGCTTTGTCCATTGCATGTCTGctataatacatttcatgttggTTGTTTGCTAATTTGATATTTGCGCCTAGTTATATATGCCCAACATTGTTGTAAATAGCTCATAATTTGTGGTCTGGCTCAAGTATTAATctacactttttttcttttttacttcctGAAGGAATGGATTATGGAGCAATGGGAAAAGAATTACTACATCAGTGCTATTGCAGGAGCAAATAATGGGAGTTCATTAGTTGTAATGTCTAAGGGTTAGTTTAGCTATCCCTTAAGTATCTAGaagaaatttcattttttatatttatacagTCTTATCTTATTTCATTTGCCGTATTGAATGTAGGGACCCAGTATTTACAGCAATCCTACAAAGTCAGTGATTCATTTCCCTTTAAGTGGATCAACAAAAAATGGAGGGAGGGTTTTTATGTGACTGCCATGGCCACTGCTGGAAGCAGATGGGCAATTGTCATGTCACGTGGTGCTCCGTTTTCTGACCaggtttttatttgatttcaacaTTAACTGTTCAATGGCACTCAATTGTCATGAAATGAAAAAGCTTACACCCTAGCAATACCCTTGGTGCACTTGCAGGTTGTAGAGTTAGATTTTCTCTATCCTAGTGAAGGTATTCACAGGAGGTGGGATGGTGGCTATCGCATCACTTCAACTGCTGCAACTTGGGATCAAGCTGCTTTTGTTCTCAGCGTTCCTAGAAGAAAACCTGCAGATGAAACTCAGGAGACCCTTCGAACTTCTGCTTTTCCTAGCACTCATGTAAAGGTATTTATTCAACTTCAATTACTTGCTTATTTCTTCCCTTTTTCCCCCCTAGAAGTGTAGATGTTTACATAGTTTTTTTTCCTCCAGGAGAAATGGGCGAAGAATCTCTATATTGCATCAGTTTGTTATGGTCGAACTGTTTCATGACCCGGCAAAGTTTTGTTCAGATGCCACTCTTTTTGTTTGCGCAACAAGGGACAGATCTACCGCTTCACTTTTAGAGAACTAAGCTATTTAGTCAAGATTGATTGATCACAGCATTTGGGAGTTGATGTATGCACAATTCTACTTCTTTGCCATGATCGTGTGGCATCTATTTAAAAACCTGTGCACTGTCATTCAATCAAGTCAGAATCTCTGTGAGCTAATTTCTGATCTTTTGTCCCATTCGGTGCAACATATGTTCTTATTTGTATAGTTTTGAAATCATAATTTCTTGGTTGAAGGCTAGTGCACAGGTTAAgttctaattgttgatgggt carries:
- the LOC107894813 gene encoding lachrymatory-factor synthase — encoded protein: MKQNSQPKWEAKVSSKLTKASPDKTWAIYTDFFNFHKWYPTLATCYGIHGTNGELGCIRFCSGFSISSQGGDGDSNGGGSEKWSKERLVAVDHSNRSLSYEIVESNIRFNSYVSTVKIVPGGVDNQQGCVIEWSFTVDPVWKLDEMKKLYEEGLQGLAKRIDDS
- the LOC107893405 gene encoding casein kinase 1-like protein HD16 isoform X2, coding for MDEFDSGGRSGDKGPGAEDEGSTAPLPEKVQVGGSPMYRIERKLGKGGFGQVYVGRRIGAGPGALEVALKFEHRSSKGCNYGPPYEWQVYNALGGSHGVPRVHYKGRQSDYYVMVMDMLGPSLWDVWNNNSHTMSIEMVACIAIEAISILEKMHSRGYVHGDVKPENFLLGTPGTPDEKKLFLVDLGLATRWRDSSSGQHVEYDQRPDVFRGTVRYASVHAHLGRTGSRRDDLESLAYTLIFLLRGRLPWQGYQGENKGFLVCKKKMATSPETLCCFCPLPFRQFVEYVVNLKFDEEPNYARYISLFDGIVGPNPDIRPINTDGAQKLIYQVGQKRGRLTMEEEEDEQPKKKVRMGMPATQWISVYNARRPMKQRYHYNVADVRLPQHIEKGNEDGLFISSVASCSNLWALIMDAGTGFTAQVYQLSPYFLHKEWIMEQWEKNYYISAIAGANNGSSLVVMSKGTQYLQQSYKVSDSFPFKWINKKWREGFYVTAMATAGSRWAIVMSRGAPFSDQVVELDFLYPSEGIHRRWDGGYRITSTAATWDQAAFVLSVPRRKPADETQETLRTSAFPSTHVKEKWAKNLYIASVCYGRTVS
- the LOC107893405 gene encoding casein kinase 1-like protein HD16 isoform X1, with product MDEFDSGGRSGDKGPGAEDEGSTAPLPEKVQVGGSPMYRIERKLGKGGFGQVYVGRRIGAGPGALEVALKFEHRSSKGCNYGPPYEWQVYNALGGSHGVPRVHYKGRQSDYYVMVMDMLGPSLWDVWNNNSHTMSIEMVACIAIEAISILEKMHSRGWGVHHCFWVERVVILPAIQVFFLSLEHILPFNIDASICCRYVHGDVKPENFLLGTPGTPDEKKLFLVDLGLATRWRDSSSGQHVEYDQRPDVFRGTVRYASVHAHLGRTGSRRDDLESLAYTLIFLLRGRLPWQGYQGENKGFLVCKKKMATSPETLCCFCPLPFRQFVEYVVNLKFDEEPNYARYISLFDGIVGPNPDIRPINTDGAQKLIYQVGQKRGRLTMEEEEDEQPKKKVRMGMPATQWISVYNARRPMKQRYHYNVADVRLPQHIEKGNEDGLFISSVASCSNLWALIMDAGTGFTAQVYQLSPYFLHKEWIMEQWEKNYYISAIAGANNGSSLVVMSKGTQYLQQSYKVSDSFPFKWINKKWREGFYVTAMATAGSRWAIVMSRGAPFSDQVVELDFLYPSEGIHRRWDGGYRITSTAATWDQAAFVLSVPRRKPADETQETLRTSAFPSTHVKEKWAKNLYIASVCYGRTVS